In the Theobroma cacao cultivar B97-61/B2 chromosome 1, Criollo_cocoa_genome_V2, whole genome shotgun sequence genome, one interval contains:
- the LOC18612970 gene encoding uncharacterized protein LOC18612970 isoform X1, which yields MANKFILFTVSTMFLLLMGSPGQGRSIRNNSNLAMVSDGVQNVWQPTYIQLKSLISSESCEQTYGFLPCTTTVLGNVFLILVYGYLMFRAAKLLCDGCEILLEILGPGIIGGLFLPVLSSLPDAIIILASGLSGSQETAQSQVSVGIGLLAGSTVMLLTVLWGSCLILGKCDLESALSKDLVDTKGFSLTGSGVSTDVWTSYAARIMAISIIPFIIVQLPAVLYTTSQSRIAILIALVVSISLLLSYSLYQVFQPWIQKRRIAFAKHKHVIAGILKHLSVRALGRLLTDGGEPNTSVIEKLFMMIDENGDGLLSPAELRALVLGIQFEEIDMDIEDAVDKVLKEFDTSCDSFIDKDEFVKGISKWLNEVRRTAEGQATSIHLHHFHEQTRKEHHLLGGQSGHFGKTVKNPVWNAFKAVMMLLLGTIVAAVFADPLVDAVSSFSTASSIPSFFVSFVILPIASTSEAVSALNFTGRKQLTTASLTYSQIYGSVTMSNILSLSVFLGLVYFRDLTWDFAAEVLVILIVCIVMGAIASFRTTFPLWMSLVAFALYPFSLLLVYVLDYIFGWS from the exons ATGGcaaacaaatttattttgtttacaGTTTCAACTATGTTTCTCCTGCTAATGGGCAGCCCTGGCCAGGGTCGATCTATCAGAAACAACTCGAACCTTGCCATGGTCTCTGATGGAGTCCAAAATGTTTGGCAGCCAACATACATTCAACTCAAAAGCTTAATATCGTCGGAATCATGCGAACAGACGTATGGATTTTTGCCATGCACCACCACAGTCCTTGGAAATGTTTTCCTCATACTTGTTTACGGTTACCTTATGTTCCGAGCAGCCAAGTTGTTGTGTGACGGTTGTGAAATATTGCTGGAAATTCTTGGTCCTGGCATCATTGGTGGTCTCTTCTTGCCTGTGCTGAGCTCTCTTCCTGATGCTATAATCATACTag CATCTGGACTTTCTGGGAGCCAAGAAACTGCACAAAGTCAGGTCTCTGTTGGCATAGGGTTGCTAGCTGGATCAACCGTCATGCTTCTGACAGTACTATGGGGCTCCTGTCTTATACTCGGAAAGTGTGATCTTGAGAGCGCTCTGTCCAAAGATCTAGTAGACACCAAAGGATTTAGCTTAACTG GATCTGGAGTGAGCACTGACGTCTGGACAAGCTATGCTGCAAGGATAATGGCCATATCAATTATCCCATTCATAATTGTGCAACTACCAGCTGTTTTATACACAACTTCTCAAAGTCGAATTGCAATTCTGATTGCACTCGTTGTTTCTATTTCTTTATTGCTATCTTACAGTCTTTATCAG GTATTTCAGCCATGGATTCAGAAGAGAAGAATCGCCTTTGCAAAGCATAAGCATGTAATAGCAGGaattttgaaacatttaaGCGTACGTGCACTTGGAAGACTTCTTACAGATGGTGGCGAACCTAATACATCTGTTATAGAGAA GCTGTTCATGATGATTGACGAGAATGGGGACGGACTCCTATCACCGGCAGAGTTAAGAGCCCTGGTACTGGGAATTCAATTTGAAGAGATAGATATGGATATTGAAGATGCTGTTGACAAAGTACTGAAAGAATTTGATACATCTTGTGACTCATTTATTGACAAAGATGAGTTTGTCAAAGGAATCTCAAAATGGCTAAATGAGGTTAGGCGTACCGCTGAGGGGCAGGCAACATCAATACATTTGCATCATTTTCATGAG CAAACCAGGAAAGAACATCATCTGTTGGGGGGTCAGAGTGGTCATTTTGGGAAGACCGTGAAAAATCCAGTGTGGAATGCCTTCAAAGCGGTGATGATGTTGCTTCTCGGAACGATTGTAGCGGCTGTGTTTGCAGATCCTCTGGTGGATGCTGTTTCCAGCTTCTCCACTGCCTCCAGCattccttctttctttgtttctttcgTTATTTTGCCCATTGCTAGCACCAGCGAGGCCGTTTCTGCACTAAATTTTACCGGACGGAAGCAGTTAACAACAGCATCTTTGACGTATTCTCAGATTTATGGGTCTGTGACCATGAGTAATATCCTTTCCCTTTCTGTATTCTTGGGACTTGTTTACTTTCGTGACCTGACCTGGGACTTTGCTGCTGAAGTACTGGTTATTCTAATTGTCTGCATTGTAATGGGAGCTATTGCCAGTTTCCGCACCACCTTCCCTCTCTGGATGTCATTGGTAGCATTCGCACTTTATCCATTCTCTCTGTTACTGGTCTACGTTCTCGACTATATCTTCGGATGGTCTTAA
- the LOC18612970 gene encoding uncharacterized protein LOC18612970 isoform X2, with protein MANKFILFTVSTMFLLLMGSPGQGRSIRNNSNLAMVSDGVQNVWQPTYIQLKSLISSESCEQTYGFLPCTTTVLGNVFLILVYGYLMFRAAKLLCDGCEILLEILGPGIIGGLFLPVLSSLPDAIIILASGLSGSQETAQSQVSVGIGLLAGSTVMLLTVLWGSCLILGKCDLESALSKDLVDTKGFSLTGSGVSTDVWTSYAARIMAISIIPFIIVQLPAVLYTTSQSRIAILIALVVSISLLLSYSLYQVFQPWIQKRRIAFAKHKHVIAGILKHLSVRALGRLLTDGGEPNTSVIEKLFMMIDENGDGLLSPAELRALVLGIQFEEIDMDIEDAVDKVLKEFDTSCDSFIDKDEFVKGISKWLNEVRRTAEGQATSIHLHHFHEATNQERTSSVGGSEWSFWEDREKSSVECLQSGDDVASRNDCSGCVCRSSGGCCFQLLHCLQHSFFLCFFRYFAHC; from the exons ATGGcaaacaaatttattttgtttacaGTTTCAACTATGTTTCTCCTGCTAATGGGCAGCCCTGGCCAGGGTCGATCTATCAGAAACAACTCGAACCTTGCCATGGTCTCTGATGGAGTCCAAAATGTTTGGCAGCCAACATACATTCAACTCAAAAGCTTAATATCGTCGGAATCATGCGAACAGACGTATGGATTTTTGCCATGCACCACCACAGTCCTTGGAAATGTTTTCCTCATACTTGTTTACGGTTACCTTATGTTCCGAGCAGCCAAGTTGTTGTGTGACGGTTGTGAAATATTGCTGGAAATTCTTGGTCCTGGCATCATTGGTGGTCTCTTCTTGCCTGTGCTGAGCTCTCTTCCTGATGCTATAATCATACTag CATCTGGACTTTCTGGGAGCCAAGAAACTGCACAAAGTCAGGTCTCTGTTGGCATAGGGTTGCTAGCTGGATCAACCGTCATGCTTCTGACAGTACTATGGGGCTCCTGTCTTATACTCGGAAAGTGTGATCTTGAGAGCGCTCTGTCCAAAGATCTAGTAGACACCAAAGGATTTAGCTTAACTG GATCTGGAGTGAGCACTGACGTCTGGACAAGCTATGCTGCAAGGATAATGGCCATATCAATTATCCCATTCATAATTGTGCAACTACCAGCTGTTTTATACACAACTTCTCAAAGTCGAATTGCAATTCTGATTGCACTCGTTGTTTCTATTTCTTTATTGCTATCTTACAGTCTTTATCAG GTATTTCAGCCATGGATTCAGAAGAGAAGAATCGCCTTTGCAAAGCATAAGCATGTAATAGCAGGaattttgaaacatttaaGCGTACGTGCACTTGGAAGACTTCTTACAGATGGTGGCGAACCTAATACATCTGTTATAGAGAA GCTGTTCATGATGATTGACGAGAATGGGGACGGACTCCTATCACCGGCAGAGTTAAGAGCCCTGGTACTGGGAATTCAATTTGAAGAGATAGATATGGATATTGAAGATGCTGTTGACAAAGTACTGAAAGAATTTGATACATCTTGTGACTCATTTATTGACAAAGATGAGTTTGTCAAAGGAATCTCAAAATGGCTAAATGAGGTTAGGCGTACCGCTGAGGGGCAGGCAACATCAATACATTTGCATCATTTTCATGAGGCAA CAAACCAGGAAAGAACATCATCTGTTGGGGGGTCAGAGTGGTCATTTTGGGAAGACCGTGAAAAATCCAGTGTGGAATGCCTTCAAAGCGGTGATGATGTTGCTTCTCGGAACGATTGTAGCGGCTGTGTTTGCAGATCCTCTGGTGGATGCTGTTTCCAGCTTCTCCACTGCCTCCAGCattccttctttctttgtttctttcgTTATTTTGCCCATTGCTAG